The region GCGAATTTTTTGGCAGAGGTTGGTTTTGCCGCTCAGACAGTATTCGCACTCGCGGCACTCGGGTGTGTAGAGCGGGATCACATGGTCGCCCGGCTCCAGCGTGGTCACGCCTTCGCCGACTTCCAACACCACGCCCGCGCCTTCGTGACCAAGGATCGCGGGGAAGATGCCTTCGGGATCATCGCCCGAGCGGGTGAATTCGTCGGTGTGGCACAGGCCAGTCGCCTTGATCTCGACCAAGACCTCGCCGCGCTTCGGCCCTTCGAGGTTGACCTCCATGATTTCAAGCGGTTTGCCAGCTTCGACAGCGACGGCGGCACGGGTTCTCATCATGGGTCTCTCCTTTGAGGTTAATCACTTGGTGCTATATGGAGCACGGCTGCATCAAATGTCCATTTCTGAAAGCAGTGCTGCCCAAGATGCACCGTGCATGTCGCGGTCGTCTATCGCCCCTTGGATGCTGGGACGCGGCAGGCTGATCTTGATCACATTCAGCGCGGCAATGTCGAAACGCTTGATCTCTTGGCTATTTGCCCCCAACCGCGCCGCGACCTTATCGGTGTCCAAACGGTCGCAAACCGCGTCATAGGCCGCCTCTGAGCCGCAGAAAATATCGATGGTCAGCCAGAACGGTCCGGCGTTCTTGGAGCGGACCTTCTGAACGAGCGTGCCGAGTTGGGTCATGTCTCAACCACCTCCAGCGTAAAGGCCTGCATGGGATCGTCGAGCGTCAGAACGTGATGCAGAGCAAACTCATAGACCGCCCCGCGCG is a window of Sulfitobacter sp. W027 DNA encoding:
- a CDS encoding DUF4387 domain-containing protein; the encoded protein is MTQLGTLVQKVRSKNAGPFWLTIDIFCGSEAAYDAVCDRLDTDKVAARLGANSQEIKRFDIAALNVIKISLPRPSIQGAIDDRDMHGASWAALLSEMDI